One Astyanax mexicanus isolate ESR-SI-001 chromosome 3, AstMex3_surface, whole genome shotgun sequence genomic region harbors:
- the bloc1s4 gene encoding biogenesis of lysosome-related organelles complex 1 subunit 4 isoform X3 has product MEPRFERGGPLSPLEESSAEVSRDSGVVSQSASSLSMVSEALSSGAVSQSPSFGGNVSQSPSFGPAVPQSPSFGQGAELEPQTAPEPNEQDDELLKRTALSFSSYIRASAGEEVICLEKSLEEMLTRVDEFVGMLDMIRNDTSQIVNISLPQIHRKSEDMREIYRKIDKLEAFVKMVAANVNAMEEQVTQAEGEVKTLPGTFKKIFRTMSVPGFLNSASPKRTPQQHQELPTVFRTDDYFKSHPEQ; this is encoded by the exons ATGGAGCCGCGGTTTGAGAGGGGAGGGCCGCTGTCTCCGTTGGAGGAGTCCAGCGCGGAGGTCAGCAGAGACAGCGGCGTGGTGTCTCAGAGCGCCAGCAGCCTGTCGATGGTCAGCGAGGCCCTGAGCAGCGGGGCCGTGTCCCAGAGTCCCAGCTTCGGGGGGAACGTGTCCCAGAGCCCGAGCTTCGGTCCCGCCGTACCCCAGAGCCCGAGCTTCGGCCAGGGGGCGGAGCTGGAGCCGCAGACAGCCCCGGAACCCAACGAGCAGGACGACGAGCTGCTGAAGAGAACAGCCCTCAGCTTCTCCTCATACATCCGAGCCAGCGCTGGAGAGGAG GTCATCTGCCTGGAGAAGAGTCTAGAAGAAATGCTCACTCGAGTGGATGAGTTTGTAGGGATGTTGGACATG ATTCGCAATGACACGTCTCAGATAGTGAACATCAGCCTGCCTCAGATTCACCGAAAATCTGAAGACATGAGAGAAATTTACAGAAAAATCGACAAGTTGGAG GCTTTTGTGAAGATGGTTGCAGCCAATGTGAATGCCATGGAGGAGCAGGTTACCCAGGCAGAAGGGGAAGTCAAGACACTACCAGGCACTTTCAAAAAGATTTTTCGGACAATGAGCGTCCCTGGATTTTTGAAC TCTGCCAGCCCCAAAAGAACACCGCAGCAGCACCAAGAGCTTCCCACCGTATTCAGGACTGATGATTACTTTAAATCTCACCCTGAGCAGTGA
- the bloc1s4 gene encoding biogenesis of lysosome-related organelles complex 1 subunit 4 isoform X2, protein MEPRFERGGPLSPLEESSAEVSRDSGVVSQSASSLSMVSEALSSGAVSQSPSFGGNVSQSPSFGPAVPQSPSFGQGAELEPQTAPEPNEQDDELLKRTALSFSSYIRASAGEEVICLEKSLEEMLTRVDEFVGMLDMIRNDTSQIVNISLPQIHRKSEDMREIYRKIDKLEAFVKMVAANVNAMEEQVTQAEGEVKTLPGTFKKIFRTMSVPGFLNKSASPKRTPQQHQELPTVFRTDDYFKSHPEQ, encoded by the exons ATGGAGCCGCGGTTTGAGAGGGGAGGGCCGCTGTCTCCGTTGGAGGAGTCCAGCGCGGAGGTCAGCAGAGACAGCGGCGTGGTGTCTCAGAGCGCCAGCAGCCTGTCGATGGTCAGCGAGGCCCTGAGCAGCGGGGCCGTGTCCCAGAGTCCCAGCTTCGGGGGGAACGTGTCCCAGAGCCCGAGCTTCGGTCCCGCCGTACCCCAGAGCCCGAGCTTCGGCCAGGGGGCGGAGCTGGAGCCGCAGACAGCCCCGGAACCCAACGAGCAGGACGACGAGCTGCTGAAGAGAACAGCCCTCAGCTTCTCCTCATACATCCGAGCCAGCGCTGGAGAGGAG GTCATCTGCCTGGAGAAGAGTCTAGAAGAAATGCTCACTCGAGTGGATGAGTTTGTAGGGATGTTGGACATG ATTCGCAATGACACGTCTCAGATAGTGAACATCAGCCTGCCTCAGATTCACCGAAAATCTGAAGACATGAGAGAAATTTACAGAAAAATCGACAAGTTGGAG GCTTTTGTGAAGATGGTTGCAGCCAATGTGAATGCCATGGAGGAGCAGGTTACCCAGGCAGAAGGGGAAGTCAAGACACTACCAGGCACTTTCAAAAAGATTTTTCGGACAATGAGCGTCCCTGGATTTTTGAAC AAGTCTGCCAGCCCCAAAAGAACACCGCAGCAGCACCAAGAGCTTCCCACCGTATTCAGGACTGATGATTACTTTAAATCTCACCCTGAGCAGTGA
- the bloc1s4 gene encoding biogenesis of lysosome-related organelles complex 1 subunit 4 isoform X1 produces MEPRFERGGPLSPLEESSAEVSRDSGVVSQSASSLSMVSEALSSGAVSQSPSFGGNVSQSPSFGPAVPQSPSFGQGAELEPQTAPEPNEQDDELLKRTALSFSSYIRASAGEEVICLEKSLEEMLTRVDEFVGMLDMIRNDTSQIVNISLPQIHRKSEDMREIYRKIDKLEAFVKMVAANVNAMEEQVTQAEGEVKTLPGTFKKIFRTMSVPGFLNINFITYHSEQFYKGHLEKNGSNTELQMRFVSVSCLLVSFQ; encoded by the exons ATGGAGCCGCGGTTTGAGAGGGGAGGGCCGCTGTCTCCGTTGGAGGAGTCCAGCGCGGAGGTCAGCAGAGACAGCGGCGTGGTGTCTCAGAGCGCCAGCAGCCTGTCGATGGTCAGCGAGGCCCTGAGCAGCGGGGCCGTGTCCCAGAGTCCCAGCTTCGGGGGGAACGTGTCCCAGAGCCCGAGCTTCGGTCCCGCCGTACCCCAGAGCCCGAGCTTCGGCCAGGGGGCGGAGCTGGAGCCGCAGACAGCCCCGGAACCCAACGAGCAGGACGACGAGCTGCTGAAGAGAACAGCCCTCAGCTTCTCCTCATACATCCGAGCCAGCGCTGGAGAGGAG GTCATCTGCCTGGAGAAGAGTCTAGAAGAAATGCTCACTCGAGTGGATGAGTTTGTAGGGATGTTGGACATG ATTCGCAATGACACGTCTCAGATAGTGAACATCAGCCTGCCTCAGATTCACCGAAAATCTGAAGACATGAGAGAAATTTACAGAAAAATCGACAAGTTGGAG GCTTTTGTGAAGATGGTTGCAGCCAATGTGAATGCCATGGAGGAGCAGGTTACCCAGGCAGAAGGGGAAGTCAAGACACTACCAGGCACTTTCAAAAAGATTTTTCGGACAATGAGCGTCCCTGGATTTTTGAAC ATTAATTTCATCACATATCACTCAGAACAATTTTACAAGGGACACCTGGAAAAGAATGGCAGCAACACAGAGTTACAAATGAGATTTGTCAGTGTATCTTGTCTTTTAGTGTCTTTCCAATAA
- the LOC125799521 gene encoding uncharacterized protein LOC125799521 isoform X2, which yields MTYCTGTDFEVCKPCTLPPLIFPRVPRGAAEAKQRLKMADSGDAGLYKWSDEDTRELIRWRVANEALFTGKRNAAVRGFEAFVLEKKLKGKVTPVFVKKKWENLKQKYEALGHEHPPPLEHLAQ from the exons atgacgtactgcaccgggacAGATTTTGAAGTATGCAAGCCCTGCACACTTCCCCCGCTCATATTTCCCAGAGTTCCAAGGGGGGCGGCAGAAGCGAAGCAGAGGTTGAAGATGGCGGACAGCGGCGACGCGGGTCTTTACAAGT GGAGTGATGAGGACACCAGGGAGCTGATCCGGTGGAGGGTGGCCAATGAGGCCCTCTTCACCGGAAAAAGAAATGCAGCAGTTCGAGGATTTGA AGCCTTCGTGTTGGAGAAAAAGTTGAAAGGGAAGGTGACCCCTGTCTTCGTAAAGAAGAAATGGGAGAACCTAAAACAAAAGTACGAG GCTCTGGGGCATGAGCATCCTCCTCCTCTGGAACATCTGGCTCAATGA
- the LOC125799521 gene encoding scaffold attachment factor B2-like isoform X1, with protein MTYCTGTDFEVCKPCTLPPLIFPRVPRGAAEAKQRLKMADSGDAGLYKWSDEDTRELIRWRVANEALFTGKRNAAVRGFEAFVLEKKLKGKVTPVFVKKKWENLKQKYEELRCPPTGVSTEGGEATAASWKWYTAMDEAIGGRPSISPPTLIVSSGQGAAEASTPSCRPGDNQTPGRKRQRETDLIVFLKEMEERENEREREAAEREERRWQEAEEREERRERERIEREERREQETRERVKERSRGQRERGKERDRSENKGRKERERRERGKKDSCKYWGFLLKKKHLKISLHVQWYYCVLRNGSLYLHIIEEC; from the exons atgacgtactgcaccgggacAGATTTTGAAGTATGCAAGCCCTGCACACTTCCCCCGCTCATATTTCCCAGAGTTCCAAGGGGGGCGGCAGAAGCGAAGCAGAGGTTGAAGATGGCGGACAGCGGCGACGCGGGTCTTTACAAGT GGAGTGATGAGGACACCAGGGAGCTGATCCGGTGGAGGGTGGCCAATGAGGCCCTCTTCACCGGAAAAAGAAATGCAGCAGTTCGAGGATTTGA AGCCTTCGTGTTGGAGAAAAAGTTGAAAGGGAAGGTGACCCCTGTCTTCGTAAAGAAGAAATGGGAGAACCTAAAACAAAAGTACGAG GAACTCAGGTGCCCCCCTACTGGGGTGAGTACTGAGGGTGGTGAAGCAACAGCAGCATCCTGGAAATGGTATACTGCCATGGATGAGGCAATAGGTGGGAGGCCATCAATTAGCCCACCCACCCTTATTGTCTCATCTGGCCAGGGTGCTGCTGAAGCTTCAACACCCTCTTGTAGGCCAGGAGACAACCAGACCCCAGGCAGGAAAAGGCAGAGGGAGACCGACCTCATAGTTTTTTTAAAGGAGATGGAAGAgagggaaaatgagagagagcgagaggcagcagagagagaggagaggcgatgGCAAGAGgctgaggagagagaggaaagaagagagagggaaagaattgAGCGCGAGGAAAGGCGAGAGcaagagacaagagagagagttAAGGAGAGATCGagaggccagagagagagaggaaaggagagagacagaagcgAGAATAAgggaagaaaggagagagagaggagagagagagggaagaaagatTCTTGCAAATATTGGGGATTCTtgttaaaaaagaaacatttaaaaatcagttTGCACGTCCAGTGGTATTATTGTGTCTTGAGAAACGGCAGTTTATATTTGCATATTATAGAAGAATGTTAG